In Triticum aestivum cultivar Chinese Spring chromosome 5B, IWGSC CS RefSeq v2.1, whole genome shotgun sequence, the following proteins share a genomic window:
- the LOC123115691 gene encoding UDP-glycosyltransferase 88B1 produces MKQTVVLYPGAGVGHFGSMTELAHVFLNHGYDVTMVLIELPVKSSDSGAAAVERIAAANPSISFHVLPLLPVPDIAASGKHPFIHLLQLLRDYNELLEAFLRSIPRERLHSLVLDMFCVAAIDVCAKLGVPVYTFFASGASFLSVMTQFPALVAGRQMGLKDLGDTPLDFLGVPPMPASHLVRELLEHPEEEMCKAITSMWKRNTETMGVLVNTYESLECRAVQSLRDPRCVPGRTLPPIYCIGPLVGNGAKSDNGRAAERNECLAWLDAQPDRSVVFLCFGSKGTLSTDQLKEIAVGLERSGQRFLWVVRTPAGSDDPRKILEVRPEANLDALLPAGFQEQTKDRGLVVRSWAPQVDVLCHPATGAFVTHCGWNSVLEAIAAGVPMLCWPLEAEQKMNKVCMTAEDMGVAVELAGYAEGFVTADELEAKVRLVIEAEDGAQLRARLAARREEAKAALREGGSSRAAFVQFLLDAQNIQV; encoded by the coding sequence ATGAAGCAGACCGTCGTCCTGTACCCGGGCGCCGGCGTCGGCCACTTCGGCTCCATGACGGAGCTCGCCCACGTCTTCCTAAACCACGGCTACGACGTCACCATGGTGCTCATCGAGCTGCCCGTCAAGTCCTCCGACTCTGGCGCCGCCGCCGTCGAGCGCATTGCCGCCGCCAACCCATCCATCTCCTTCCATGTCCTCCCGCTCCTCCCTGTCCCGGACATCGCCGCCTCCGGCAAGCACCCTTTCATCCACCTGCTCCAGCTGCTGCGCGACTACAACGAGCTGCTCGAAGCCTTCCTCCGCTCCATCCCCCGGGAACGCTTGCACTCCCTCGTCCTCGACATGTTCTGCGTCGCCGCCATCGACGTCTGCGCGAAGCTCGGCGTCCCGGTCTACACCTTCTTCGCCTCGGGCGCCTCGTTCCTCTCCGTCATGACCCAGTTCCCGGCGCTGGTCGCTGGCAGGCAGATGGGCCTCAAGGACCTCGGCGACACGCCCCTCGATTTCCTCGGCGTCCCGCCTATGCCGGCGTCTCATCTGGTCAGGGAGCTGCTCGAGCACCCGGAGGAGGAGATGTGTAAGGCCATCACTAGCATGTGGAAGCGCAACACGGAGACCATGGGCGTTCTGGTGAACACGTACGAGTCATTGGAGTGCCGGGCGGTTCAGTCGCTCAGGGACCCGCGCTGCGTCCCAGGCCGGACCCTGCCCCCGATCTACTGCATCGGGCCGTTGGTCGGCAACGGCGCGAAGAGCGACAACGGCAGAGCAGCGGAGAGGAACGAGTGCCTCGCGTGGCTAGACGCGCAGCCGGATCGCAGCGTTGTCTTCCTCTGCTTCGGGAGCAAGGGCACGCTCTCCACGGACCAGCTCAAGGAGATCGCCGTCGGCCTGGAGAGGTCCGGGCAGCGGTTCCTGTGGGTCGTGCGCACGCCGGCCGGGAGCGACGACCCGAGGAAAATCCTGGAGGTTCGCCCCGAGGCGAACCTCGACGCGCTCCTACCGGCGGGTTTCCAGGAGCAGACCAAGGACAGGGGGCTCGTGGTCAGGTCGTGGGCCCCGCAGGTGGACGTGCTCTGCCACCCGGCGACCGGCGCGTTCGTGacgcactgcgggtggaactcgGTGCTGGAGGCCATCGCGGCGGGAGTGCCGATGCTCTGCTGGCCGCTGGAGGCGGAGCAGAAGATGAACAAGGTGTGCATGACGGCGGAGGACATGGGAGTGGCGGTGGAGCTGGCCGGGTACGCGGAGGGCTTCGTCACGGCGGACGAGCTGGAGGCTAAGGTGAGGCTGGTGATCGAGGCTGAGGACGGCGCGCAGCTGAGGGCGCGACTGGCGGCTCGCAGGGAGGAGGCGAAGGCGGCGCTGCGGGAAGGAGGCTCCTCGCGGGCGGCGTTCGTCCAGTTTCTCTTGGACGCGCAGAATATCCAGGTGTAG
- the LOC123115692 gene encoding uncharacterized protein, translated as MVASDSARRTRPRKSPPEDPATALPDDMLLEVFKRLPPPTDTIRCAAVCRRWRRIVSSGARAGCLPTPPRHFGFFRNYHQSPLPPFVATGSGVDLDVGGLLPRVVSKRGVDIVDGRGGLLVLRERSKKFWELNLVLCSPLERPYRRLPSVNISGYDMACAAFVPLQGVGFRVAAVLFGGAEDLWRRYAVLVYDSASAPPAWKVTTGSRQRGERHYNAHEGRRRRRVQPSRRAHHGCGHYQDDNVRVAGAGGPSRLAD; from the coding sequence ATGGTCGCCTCCGACTCCGCGCGACGCACACGCCCGCGAAAGTCGCCGCCGGAGGACCCCGCGACGGCGCTCCCGGACGACATGCTCCTTGAGGTCTTCAAGCGGCTGCCGCCCCCCACGGATACCATCCGCTGCGCCGCGGTGTGCCGGCGCTGGCGCCGCATAGTCTCCTCTGGCGCACGCGCGGGCTGCCTCCCGACCCCGCCCCGCCACTTCGGCTTCTTCCGCAACTACCACCAGTCTCCGCTGCCCCCGTTCGTCGCCACCGGGTCCGGCGTCGATCTCGAcgtcggcggcctcctcccccgTGTGGTGTCGAAGCGCGGCGTCGACATCGTCGACGGCCGCGGCGGCCTACTCGTCCTGCGCGAGCGCAGCAAAAAGTTCTGGGAGCTGAATCTCGTCCTCTGCAGCCCGCTGGAGAGGCCATACCGGCGGTTGCCGTCGGTGAATATCAGTGGGTACGACATGGCCTGCGCCGCTTTCGTTCCTCTCCAGGGCGTCGGTTTCCGCGTCGCTGCCGTGCTCTTCGGCGGCGCCGAGGACTTGTGGCGCCGCTACGCTGTTCTGGTCTACGACTCCGCTAGCGCTCCCCCGGCCTGGAAGGTGACCACCGGCTCCCGGCAGCGCGGGGAACGGCACTACAATGCCCACGAGGGACGTCGAAGACGTCGTGTACAGCCTTCAAGACGAGCACATCATGGTTGTGGACACTACCAAGATGACAATGTCCGTGTTGCCGGAGCCGGTGGCCCGTCCCGACTGGCTGATTGA